One part of the Pseudomonadota bacterium genome encodes these proteins:
- a CDS encoding GRAS family protein: MGGHGFAPERAAVSVSNLSKYLRSRVGRLSRSAGFTRFFEGLGALEAERLERLWRCVADFAEGRGSRLADEAELMVRAMPDEEDGQGAVVQRVFAEALLGRARADSSPAGNLYLEGRPPGAQLRAFELLRLRTPLIPFAYVASNRALLDLIVEPTPVTVIELGIGRGGQLRTLLMNPQTRSLVQSLHVVGVEPDSSPETGTGALEVARENVLQAGREAEIPVTFHPVPVRAEQLTPAHLEAAGMHGLILGNATLCLHHLRVANGHGRRDVLRLLRECGASAVVVVEPDSNHCTDALHRRFLHAYRHYRTAYRSLAAVLGASDTLLVWNEFFSPEVRNIITHEGSDRTERHQERSCWQEHLESSGWRCDPLCELLPQAAAPPGFTLKNDRYSTSLAYADVDLLSVIRGSLP, encoded by the coding sequence ATGGGTGGCCATGGTTTCGCCCCCGAGCGCGCAGCAGTGAGCGTATCGAACCTGAGCAAGTACCTGCGGTCCCGTGTCGGTCGCCTCTCTCGAAGTGCGGGGTTCACCCGCTTCTTCGAGGGCCTGGGTGCTCTCGAGGCGGAGCGGCTGGAACGGCTGTGGCGATGCGTAGCCGACTTCGCAGAGGGACGCGGCTCCCGTCTTGCTGACGAGGCGGAGCTCATGGTGCGCGCAATGCCCGACGAGGAAGATGGCCAGGGTGCGGTCGTGCAACGTGTGTTCGCCGAGGCGCTGCTTGGCAGGGCACGAGCCGATTCTTCGCCGGCCGGAAACCTCTATCTTGAAGGACGCCCACCAGGAGCGCAGCTGCGCGCGTTCGAACTGCTGCGTCTTCGCACGCCCCTGATTCCATTCGCGTACGTTGCGAGCAACCGAGCGTTGCTCGACCTCATCGTCGAACCGACGCCGGTAACGGTGATAGAGCTCGGCATCGGCCGCGGCGGGCAGCTGCGCACGCTGCTCATGAATCCTCAAACCCGGAGTCTCGTCCAGTCGCTTCACGTCGTCGGGGTCGAGCCCGACTCCTCACCGGAAACCGGGACCGGAGCGCTCGAAGTCGCACGCGAGAACGTGCTGCAAGCCGGACGCGAGGCCGAAATCCCGGTTACCTTTCATCCGGTGCCCGTGCGCGCGGAGCAGCTTACGCCAGCGCATCTCGAGGCCGCAGGCATGCATGGACTCATCCTTGGCAACGCAACACTGTGCTTGCATCACCTTCGAGTGGCAAACGGTCATGGTCGGCGGGATGTGCTTCGCCTGTTACGTGAGTGCGGCGCCAGCGCGGTGGTAGTGGTCGAGCCCGACAGCAACCATTGCACCGATGCCCTGCATCGGCGATTTCTGCACGCATACAGGCACTACCGTACTGCCTATCGGAGCCTCGCCGCAGTCCTCGGCGCCAGCGACACGCTCTTGGTCTGGAACGAGTTCTTCTCTCCCGAAGTGCGCAACATAATCACACACGAGGGATCCGATCGGACCGAACGCCACCAAGAGCGGAGCTGCTGGCAGGAGCACCTGGAGTCCAGCGGATGGCGTTGCGACCCACTATGCGAGCTGCTCCCCCAGGCGGCCGCGCCGCCCGGCTTCACCCTGAAGAACGACCGCTATTCCACCTCGCTGGCCTACGCCGACGTCGACCTGCTGAGCGTCATTCGGGGAAGCCTCCCGTAG